In a single window of the Mesorhizobium shangrilense genome:
- a CDS encoding DUF3008 family protein — protein sequence MPAKSKAQQKAAGAALSAKRGDTEKSELKGASKEMYESMSEKQLKEFAETKRKGKPEHVKKD from the coding sequence ATGCCTGCCAAGTCCAAGGCGCAACAGAAGGCCGCTGGCGCCGCCCTTTCCGCCAAGCGCGGCGATACCGAAAAGAGCGAGCTCAAGGGCGCATCGAAAGAGATGTATGAGTCCATGAGCGAGAAGCAGCTCAAGGAGTTCGCCGAAACCAAGCGCAAGGGGAAACCCGAGCACGTGAAGAAGGATTGA
- the murI gene encoding glutamate racemase, with translation MSDRPVLMFDSGIGGLTVLREARVLMPDRRFIYVADDAAFPYGDWEEPALNARIIELFGDLLKRFQPEIAVIPCNTASTLSLAALRETYPGTPFVGTVPAIKPAAERTRSGLVSVLATPGTVKRQYTRDLITQWAQKCHVRLVGSTQLARLAEIYMRDRFVDEEAVRAEIAPCFIEQDGKRTDIVVLACTHYPFLVNRMRKTAPWPVDWLDPAEAIARRAASLLSEIRPRSEASPSSDMRDLAFFTSGKVDFATQRLLQGFGLTLA, from the coding sequence ATGTCTGATCGGCCGGTGCTGATGTTCGATTCTGGCATCGGCGGCCTCACGGTGCTGCGCGAGGCGCGGGTGCTGATGCCCGACCGCCGCTTCATCTATGTCGCCGATGACGCGGCATTTCCCTATGGCGATTGGGAGGAGCCGGCGCTTAACGCCCGCATCATCGAACTTTTCGGCGACCTGCTGAAGCGATTCCAGCCGGAAATTGCCGTCATTCCCTGCAACACGGCGTCCACCCTGTCGCTCGCAGCCCTTCGCGAGACCTATCCCGGCACTCCTTTCGTCGGCACCGTGCCGGCGATCAAGCCGGCTGCGGAACGCACCCGCTCGGGACTGGTCTCGGTTCTGGCGACCCCCGGCACGGTCAAGCGGCAGTATACGCGCGACCTGATCACCCAATGGGCACAGAAATGCCATGTGAGGCTGGTCGGCAGCACGCAACTCGCCCGGCTTGCCGAAATCTACATGCGTGACCGTTTTGTCGACGAGGAGGCGGTGAGGGCGGAGATCGCCCCCTGCTTCATCGAGCAGGACGGCAAGCGCACCGACATCGTGGTGCTGGCCTGCACCCACTATCCCTTCCTGGTGAACCGCATGCGCAAGACGGCGCCGTGGCCGGTGGACTGGCTTGATCCAGCCGAAGCGATCGCCAGGCGAGCTGCCTCGCTGCTCAGCGAGATCCGGCCGCGAAGCGAGGCCTCTCCGTCGAGCGACATGCGCGACCTCGCCTTCTTCACGTCGGGCAAGGTCGACTTCGCCACCCAGCGATTGCTGCAGGGGTTCGGCCTCACCCTGGCGTAA
- a CDS encoding RNA methyltransferase, translating into MAGTDRDRTMLTEGPAIILVEPQLGENIGMVARAMANFGLSELRLVKPRDGWPNEKARAAASRADHVIDNARLFDDLPSAIADLNFVMATTARERDNFKPVRGPVEAGRGLRSRFAAGERVGVLFGREKFGLYNDEVGLADEIVTFPVNPAFASLNIAQAVLLMSYEWMKSGLERETDTAFGSPEMPPAPKVQLQGLFDHLEEALDTRGYFRPKPKKPKMVDNLRAVLTRPGFSEAEIKVLRGVVASLDYFSPKEPRGAGYPERKAKADREAHGEDVAPEDGSSGGNETNV; encoded by the coding sequence ATGGCTGGGACCGACCGCGACCGCACGATGCTGACAGAAGGACCGGCCATTATTCTTGTCGAGCCACAGCTCGGCGAGAACATCGGCATGGTGGCGAGGGCCATGGCGAACTTCGGCCTCTCCGAGCTGAGGCTGGTCAAGCCGCGCGACGGCTGGCCGAACGAAAAGGCGCGCGCGGCGGCGAGTCGCGCCGACCATGTCATCGACAATGCCAGGCTCTTCGACGACCTGCCCTCCGCAATCGCCGATCTCAACTTCGTGATGGCGACGACGGCGCGCGAGCGGGACAACTTCAAGCCCGTGCGCGGGCCGGTCGAGGCGGGCAGGGGCCTGCGCAGCCGATTCGCTGCAGGCGAGCGCGTCGGCGTTCTGTTCGGCCGCGAGAAGTTCGGTCTCTACAACGACGAGGTAGGGCTTGCGGACGAAATCGTGACCTTTCCGGTCAATCCAGCCTTCGCCTCGCTCAACATCGCGCAGGCGGTGCTGCTGATGTCCTATGAGTGGATGAAGTCGGGGCTCGAGCGCGAAACCGACACGGCGTTCGGCAGTCCGGAGATGCCCCCCGCGCCGAAGGTGCAGTTGCAGGGCCTGTTCGATCATCTGGAAGAGGCGCTGGACACGCGCGGCTACTTCCGGCCCAAGCCGAAGAAGCCCAAGATGGTCGACAATCTGCGCGCCGTGCTGACCAGGCCCGGGTTCTCGGAGGCGGAGATAAAGGTGCTGCGCGGCGTCGTCGCCTCGCTCGACTATTTCTCGCCGAAGGAGCCGCGCGGCGCTGGCTATCCGGAACGGAAGGCCAAAGCCGACCGCGAGGCGCATGGAGAAGACGTTGCGCCCGAAGATGGCTCCAGCGGCGGAAACGAAACGAATGTCTGA